The sequence CTTGCGACCTGAAACGAGAGATAGCTTTTCCCGACTCCCCCCTTGTTGTTCCATAGTGCGTAAATTGACATGCTCTTGCTCTCCACTTGTTTGACGCCTCTTCGCACGTATCGCTTGTTTACTCGTAATATTTTTTGCTCATCGCTATTCGAAATATGGGTAGCAGCTCGACTCCCAGCCAAAAAGCGAAGTGCATCTCTTCCGGGCATTCCATGCCCGTCTGCGCGAAGCGCCGGGCCTGTCGGCGGGTGGCCATCTGGCTGCCCGCCGACAGGTCACCCAGAAACCACCCACGCCCAAGACCACGCCACAGCGCAAAAGGCCCCCGCCTGCTGACGGGGGCCTCGATCATTTCGGCGGTGCGGGCTGTTACTCGGCGGCCATCCTGTCGGCCTGTGCCGTGCGGGCCATGATGTAATCCACGGCCTTCTGCGCCTCGGACGCGGCGCGGAAAATCGCACGGCTGTCTTCCTTCATCGCCTCAAGCCATCCTTCGACATAGGCCGCGCTCTGGTCAAATTCAGGCTCCACCCCGATCTGCGCGCAAAGCATGCAGTTTCCGATTTCGGCGACCAGCTCCTCGAACGCATAGGCCTTGCGGTCATTGAACCGGCCCAAGCGGTCAAGCCGCTTTGTCGCGCCTGTCCAGTGGGTCAGCTCATGCGCCAAGGTGCCGTAATATCCTGCGGCCCTGTGAAACGTGCCAATCGGCGGCATATGAATCCGGTCGGTCTTGATGTTGTAATAGGCGCGCGGCTCCTCGGTCACGTCGATCTGCGCGCCGGACGCGGCAAAGAAGGCCTCCAACGTGGGGTCGGCTACGGTGCCAAGATCGCGGGGCGGATCGGGCAGGATATAGAATTCAGCGGGCAAGCCCTCGATCTGATCGGCATTGAACACGCGGTAGGCCTTGGCATAGGGGATCTGGCGTTCCTCGCCGTTCTCGTCCTCACGCTCAACGGTGCCGTATTTCACGACCGTGGCGGATTTCTCGCCCTTGCGAACATGGCCCCCAAACTGCTTGGCCTGATTGAACGTCATCCAGCGAGCTGAGCTGTAATCCTTGGCCATCGCCGTGGCCCAAAGCATCAGGATGTTGATACCCCGATAAGCCTCGCCGTTGAACCGTTCCGGCAAGCTGACCGATACGCCACCGCCGGTCCACGGCTTGCGCCAGGGCGGCGTTCCCGCCTCGATCTGCGCAATGATCTGATTGGTGACATGGGAATAAACGTCAAACTTTTCTGCGGTCATTTGTGACCCTCCTTCGAGTGACGCGGGCCGGGTTTCTTCCCCTTTCCGCCGATGGGCGGGCCTTCCTGTTCTGATCTTTGGAATGCCCATGCATTCCGAAGGGCAGAGCAGGTAAGGGCAAAGCCCGTCCTGCGGCCCGGCGGGGCCGTGACAACCGGGTGGAGGGCGTGAATTTGGGAGGGAACCGCGCGCCTGCGCGTGGGAGGAACCGGAATTCTCGACCGGAACCGACGCCATCGGCGGCGCTTGCCGGTTTTCTCGGACCTGCCGGGATGGCAGGCGGATCAACAGGATTGGAAACTGTCAGGGTTGGGGTGAGCGGGCTTCAGCCCGTCGATCCCCTGCACTGTCTATCGCTCAAAGCGAGACCGGCATACTGCCGGGATCACAGGACCGACTTTCAACGAATGTCGCATATATCGCGTGGAGCCGATGGCTGTCGGCAGGGTAAAACCACCAGATGAACCTCCGGGAACGCGTAGCAAAGAACATCATTGATCGCCGCAAGAGCATTGGCCTGAGTCAGGAAGACCTGGCGAGACAGGCTGGCCTCAGCCGTGCCTATGTCGGCAAGATCGAGAACGCGCGATTTTCTGTGACCATCGACACGATTGAGAAGATTGCTCATGCCCTGGAGGTTGAAGCGGATGTCCTGTTCGAACCTCGATAGCCAGACGCGAAAGCAGCGATCTCTGGCTTGCTTCACTCGACCGGTGCATCCGGTTTTTGATCGAACAGGATCACCCTCCCATCCCCACTGTCCGGATCGTTGACCAGGACAAACGGCACATCCGCGCCGTCCGTCTCATAGAGACAGCGGTACTTCATCCGGCCATCGAGCGGATCGCGCACCCGGTCGTATCGGTAGCTGTGCGGGATGCCCTTCTCGATCCAGCCTTCGACACCTGCGGGCGTCACAAGCGATAACGGCTTTCCGTCCAGCAAGATCGTCTTGCCCACGTTGAATACTTCATACATCCGGTCTGTCTCCTCTGTCGTTTCACCGGGTTGCGTCACAGGCTGTGACCTTCGCCACGATCCCTGTCCCGCGTGTTTTCGTTCTCGTCGTCGCCGCGCTCCTGTTCGCGTTCGTCCTCGATTTCCAGCCTTTCGCGCGGCTTGTTCAGCACGTCTTTCAGGCGCTCGTTGACGGACGGCTTGCGCACCGCGCGTCCTGTCTCCTCGCCCAGATCATATTCGCTGTGACCGTCCAGCTTGTGAACCGCCGCCTGGCCATCATGCCCGGCGTCCTTCTCCATGATCTCCTTCAGCCGCTCCCGCGCATAATTGCGGTCTTCCGGTTTCGGCGTGTCGCCCTGGTCCCGCGACCGGGCCACGACGCGCGCCAGCCGCTCCCGGAAATCCTCCGGGTTTCGGTCGCGGTCGCGATCTTTTGCAGTTGCAGCCCTGAGTGCTGCCAGACCGGCAGAGACACGGCCCTGCCCGGCCTCGCGCTCGATGCCATAGGTCTCGCGTGCCAGTTCCAGCCGCGCGCGCATTTCACGGAACGCGGCGCGGGCCTGGCGGGCGGCATGGACCACGGCCCCGCGCTCGGTGACGGGTTTGTATTCCCGTCCCTGGCGCTCGGCCATCGCCTTGGCCCGGCGTTCCATGGAATTGGCGGCTGGCCCCAGCTTCAGCTCGGGGTCGCGGTCCAGCTCCTCGGCCGACAGTTCGTCGCCGCGCTTCAAAGCATCTTCGCGTTGCGCTTCGAGCGACCGGTGATCGACGCGCTCCACCTCCCCTGCCCGCTCCAGAGCGCGGTTCTGCAACTCGGCCCAGAGGCCGCGCATCTGCTCGATCTCGACACCACCGGTTTTCGCGGAATCGAGCACCCGCGTCTTGGCCGTGAAGCCACCCGGTTCCAGCTTGCGGGTGGAGGTCAGGACATGGGCATGGTGGTTCCGCTGATCGCCCTCGCGGTGCGGGGCATGGATCGCCACATCGACGGCCACGCCGTAGCGGCTGACCAGCTCCTGGGCGAAGTCGCGGGTGATCTGGGACCGGGCCTCGGCGCTGATCTCGGACGGCAGGGCCAGCTCCCACTCGCGGGCGGTGACGGAGTTGCGGCGGGTCTCGCTGGCCTCGACCTCGTTCCAGAGGCGAGACCGGTCCGTGGCCCAGTCCGGCGCGTCCTTCGGTGCCAGGATGAAGGTCTCCTCGATCCCCTGCTTGCGGGTGTAATCGTGGACGCGACCTTCACGCTGGCACTCAATGCGCTCCCCGACACGGTAGGCCGCGGCTGCCGTGGCAGAGCGCCCGGCGCTGCGTTTGATCGTTTTCACGGAGAGGTGGTAGCTGGCCATGCGCCCTACTCTCTCCGATGAAGCGAACGATCATCGCGCGCGCCACTGCTGACCCATGCCCCAACATGGGCCACCGGGTCAGCTGTCTTTTCCCCGATGGATCGCGCCTTGCCCCGGCGCGGTACGAGTGGAAAAGACAGCCCGCCCGAAGCGAGCCTTTGGCTCTCTGAGGCGCGGGCTTGCCAGTGATCTGCCCCCAGATCCCCAGCCTCATGGGGGACGGGATATGGGGACAGATCACTGACGGTTTGCCGGGGGCAAACCAGGTATCGCGAAGGGGTGTCAGCACCACAAAGCGATACCTCCCGCAAGGGAGACGCCAGCGGCAGACCGGCCCCCACAGTGGGGCATCGGGCGAGACGCTGGTGCGACCTTGAGGGACGCGATCCAACCGCTGAGGTTGGTTCTGGAGAGTTTGGGAGGGCGAAGGCACCTCCCATTCCGGCGCGTCTCGCGTCGGACGGAGTTCGCCATCGGCTGAGGCTTTGCCTCAAGGAGATCGCACGCAAATCTCGGAACCGCAGGTGGAGAGTTTGCATAAGTGCGCCCTTGTCCTTTACAGGACTACGGGTAAGCGCTATCGCTGGTTGTGGCAAGCCTAACCTTTACACCTGCCCTCTTTGAAGTGGACTCCCGAATTGGCCGAGACTGAGCTTGAACGCGCCGAGAAACGCTATGCCCAGGCCAAGGCCCGCCTGCAGGCTCTGAAGAACAGGGAAGCCACCAGACAGCGCAAGCTGGATACACGCCGCAAGGTGATCCTGGGCGGGGCGCTCATGGACCTGGCGGAACGGGATACGAGTGCCGCCGCGATGCTCGACCGGCTGATCCGCAACCTCTCCCGTGAACAGGACCGCAAGGCCTTTGCTGAGTGGGACACCCCCTCCCACTCCCCGTCTCCTGACACTGGCCAGAGTGACGCGACATGATGCGCGCCCTCAGCCTGGCCTTCTGGCGGCTCTTCCGGTTCATCCAGGTTCTGATCGTTACCCCGATCCTGGTCGGGGGGACTCTCGTCTTCCTGCTGATCGGCGCAGCCGTTGGTGCGGTGGTCGCGACCCCGCTCGTCTTCGCCTTCTTCGACCAGGCTCCTGGGGAAAGCCTCGCCAACTGGCTGGTGCTGATCCCCTGCATGGTCATCGGTGCCGTGGTCGGTGTGGCGATGTGGTTCCAGATGTCCGGGGCCGAAACCTTCTTCGGGAACCTCGTCGGGGCTAGCCACGGCTCAGCGCGTTTCGCGGGCAAGCGGGAGCTGAAGGCTCTGGAGCAGGCGAAGGGTCTTCTGATCGGGCGCAACCCGCGCACCGGCAAGCTCCTGTCCTATGACGGCCCAGCCCATCTTCTGACCCTCGCTCCCACGCGGGCGGGCAAAGGCGTTGGTACGGTGATCCCGAACCTGCTGGCGGCGGACCGCTCCGTGCTTGTCATCGACCCCAAGGGCGAGAATGCCCGGATCGCCGGAGCGGCACGGGAACGGTTCGGCACCGTCCATGTCCTCGATCCCTTCGAGGTCTCAGGACGGTCCTCTTCCGCCTACAACCCGCTCGACCGTCTATCGGCAGACAGCCCCGATCTGAGCGAAGATGCCGCCTCTCTGGCGGATGCGCTGGTGGTCGATCCGGCGCACCAGACCGGAGATGCCCATTGGAACGAGGAGGCCAAGGCGCTGATCGGCGGACTGATCATGTTCTGTGCGGCCCATGAAGAGCCGGAGCGGCGCAACCTCGGGTCCGTCCGGGAATATCTCACCTTGCCCCCGGATCGGCTGAAGGCTCTGCTGGAGCTGATGCAGGAGAGCGAGTCAGCGGACGGGCTGATT is a genomic window of Celeribacter indicus containing:
- the mobQ gene encoding MobQ family relaxase, whose protein sequence is MASYHLSVKTIKRSAGRSATAAAAYRVGERIECQREGRVHDYTRKQGIEETFILAPKDAPDWATDRSRLWNEVEASETRRNSVTAREWELALPSEISAEARSQITRDFAQELVSRYGVAVDVAIHAPHREGDQRNHHAHVLTSTRKLEPGGFTAKTRVLDSAKTGGVEIEQMRGLWAELQNRALERAGEVERVDHRSLEAQREDALKRGDELSAEELDRDPELKLGPAANSMERRAKAMAERQGREYKPVTERGAVVHAARQARAAFREMRARLELARETYGIEREAGQGRVSAGLAALRAATAKDRDRDRNPEDFRERLARVVARSRDQGDTPKPEDRNYARERLKEIMEKDAGHDGQAAVHKLDGHSEYDLGEETGRAVRKPSVNERLKDVLNKPRERLEIEDEREQERGDDENENTRDRDRGEGHSL
- a CDS encoding ArdC family protein; its protein translation is MTAEKFDVYSHVTNQIIAQIEAGTPPWRKPWTGGGVSVSLPERFNGEAYRGINILMLWATAMAKDYSSARWMTFNQAKQFGGHVRKGEKSATVVKYGTVEREDENGEERQIPYAKAYRVFNADQIEGLPAEFYILPDPPRDLGTVADPTLEAFFAASGAQIDVTEEPRAYYNIKTDRIHMPPIGTFHRAAGYYGTLAHELTHWTGATKRLDRLGRFNDRKAYAFEELVAEIGNCMLCAQIGVEPEFDQSAAYVEGWLEAMKEDSRAIFRAASEAQKAVDYIMARTAQADRMAAE
- a CDS encoding helix-turn-helix domain-containing protein, which gives rise to MNLRERVAKNIIDRRKSIGLSQEDLARQAGLSRAYVGKIENARFSVTIDTIEKIAHALEVEADVLFEPR
- a CDS encoding type IV secretory system conjugative DNA transfer family protein, producing the protein MRALSLAFWRLFRFIQVLIVTPILVGGTLVFLLIGAAVGAVVATPLVFAFFDQAPGESLANWLVLIPCMVIGAVVGVAMWFQMSGAETFFGNLVGASHGSARFAGKRELKALEQAKGLLIGRNPRTGKLLSYDGPAHLLTLAPTRAGKGVGTVIPNLLAADRSVLVIDPKGENARIAGAARERFGTVHVLDPFEVSGRSSSAYNPLDRLSADSPDLSEDAASLADALVVDPAHQTGDAHWNEEAKALIGGLIMFCAAHEEPERRNLGSVREYLTLPPDRLKALLELMQESESADGLIARAANRFVGKAEREAASVLSNAQRHTHFLDSPRIAKCMARSDFTFSDLRHRITSVFLVLPPNRLDAYSRWLRLLVSQALQDIARDAERPQGASEGRSERLKAPALFLLDEFAALGRLEAVERAMGLMAGYGLQLWPILQDMSQLRDLYGQRAATFVANAGVQQVFGVNDYDTAKWLSQTMGQETIGYQTESRKPGDMPTTGIQVTGRDLLTPDEIMQFQPELQLLRVQGQATAVAQKLRYYADPEFAGLFTPDAR